From the genome of Watersipora subatra chromosome 9, tzWatSuba1.1, whole genome shotgun sequence:
GATACTGCAGTCAACAGTGAGTAGGCTCCTATCACTCAGCAGAGTATAAGAGTAGGAGTTGTCCCCACTTGTTGAGAGTGCCGATAACTCCAGACATACTTATGAAGGTTTTTGTCCGGAAGGCCTGCAAGGATAGTAGTTTCTAGTTTAGTCCAAACATCTGgtaaaatatcataaaatgaatttttttctgaATAATTATTTTCATGAGTTTATACAAGCAGATAGAAGTGCTcttagctgtatatctatcaattGAGGCCTAAACATGGATTCGGGTGCTTTTCAGTACTACTCCGTTTTTTGCTTTATTTCATAACAAAGTGTTGTCAGTATTTTTGCTTCTCATTTAGTTGACCTAAAATCAGGTACTGTATTTTATTCATGATGATGGGAAAAAGTTGCTATGTGATTATTAATCAAATGCTTGATAGCCGATAGAGCAACAACAGACTATATtttgtcatccttcaagcactCAGTCACGGTTCCTAGTTGATGCAACTTGTAAGCTATATTGATATTTACAGATTTAACCGCTGCCCCAACTTCTTGTCCGGGTGCTATTACAGACTCCCCTGATTGTCATCTCACTACTCACGTTCCGGAACAATCTATTGCGTCATGTGGCTCAGTGCTCGGTCTGGATGAGTCACTTAGCTCCCCTCCTCACGCTGCCGACAGCAATTCTACTACGTCTATGTCGTGGGCGGAGATAGGTTAGTAAGTTTGTGAGTTCATTTTTCTtggtcagttttgctaatatttgtTATGAGAAAATGTGAAAAAGTTTACTAACATTAACTATgtgaaaatttcaaattttttactaACATTAGTTATGTGAAAATTGGAATTCAAGGAAGCTGAACAGACAGGAGCATTGCTAGGTGTAACATTTTGGTCGCCATTTTATTTGCGTTAAGAATGCATCACACTTGGTgagcttttttaatttaaaacaagctCGATACATCGCTTAAAGTTATAGAAAACAGTTAAATTCTAAGCAGATTCCGATAGCATTAGCTTTGTATAGCGATTACTGGGACAATCCAAAAAAACATCTTATGGTAATCTAGTTAATTGTATTGTTTAAATCAATTTAGGGTAACTGATAAAATGACCAGCGCTTTAGTATAGTTTGTTACATGATTTGTTTATCACTGTTGCCTTGCAATACTaactttttatgttatttaaagTTGTAAGTAATCAGTTTCTGGTTCACTTATCAAGTTGTAAGTAATCAGTTTTTGGGTTTTTGATCTTATTTTGCTTTAAATTTACTTCTGATAGAAGTTACGAGATACGATCTTTCATGCAAACCGGATATTGCTTGTGACAGCTGAAATCTTCATTAGCCAGAAAATGTTTTATAGGTTCTTCAAAGTGATTGTCATAGATAAGAAAAGCATGTTTGGAGAATAATTTCTTCATAGTTTTTGTCAGTTGCATTTTATAGAAATGCTGTAACGTTTTCTTAGCTTACTTTAGGTGTCAGGCTGTATGGTGATCTCACGCGTCCTTTTGTTGTGTAGCTGCTGATGGGGAGGAAGAATGGCAGACAGTCCTCAAAAAAGACAAATCATCACGTCTGAATAACTTCCTCGCCTTTCCAGAATCAATTGTGAGTTTTTGTGTAgattttgaattatttttataaaagtgCTAGAAAGGCGTGTTCTGTTGATACAACAttgaaaattgcaataaaaagaacagatacgctcactatacatgTCATGAATAAAGCACCCGCGTTTATGAGCGTTTCAAAAagtgatctcattcaaacgcttacatTTCTGAACAGGGCGtcaacaaaaatgacatcaaattgtagctgattttttagccttatattggtcttaatttcatttgaatgactTCAATGGTGCAATCAGATCTTTAAGAGCCTAATGTAATCCAACCCTAGTCTTAGTTCCTGCTGCTAAACTGGGCCTGTATGATGACCATGGCAAACTAAATTTACATCTGTTGTTACTGAGCAAGTGAATTTGTGATATTACACAGGCAGAGGCTTCAAAATCCGAAAACTCTTTGGCAATCGTCCCGTCATTGGAAGAGTCGACCTATCAAGGGGATGAAGAGCGAATGAGAAAAAAAACAGCACTCTGTAGGTTACATGAAAGAGGGGAATGCAATTGGGGCCCACGTTGTAATTACGCCCACAGTCAACAGGAGGTAGAAAAGGCTCGGAAGGAATGGCAACGAATtaatgttagtttgttttgCTTTTGTCTTGTAGAAGTTTTCTAGCCtcaaagcacataaattacataatttttttatcatatgttCCAATACATCAGTATTGGCTTGCGAATGagtaaaatttttgtaaaacctTTTCAACTTTTGACCAGTGACTGAAAAGTAGACGTCTGACTGGCTGAGCAGTTGGTTCACAATCTGGATTAATATGTAACTTAACCTGTACGTTTTTCAAATTAATCCACATCAGAAAAACAATCAGGATACTTGTCCTTCAAAACACTTTCCGAACTGGCTTCTGTACTCAAGCTACTAACATTGGTCAAATAAAATAGCCCTAGACTACTAGCAGTGGCAGCACTCAACAAATTGCATGCAATACCATCAAAGacataaaatgtagcattaacAGTCTTACTATTTACTGTGATATTTTAATTGAGCTGTCCTAACATACACATTGTCAATAACCCAAGCTGTCCTAACATACACATTGTCTATAACCCAAGGCGTCCTAACATACACATTGTCCATAACCCAAGCTGTCCTAACATACACATTGTCAATAACCCAAGCTGTCCTAACATACACATTGTGCATAACCCAAGGCGTCCTAACATACACATTGTCTATAACCCAAGCTGTCCTAACATACACATTGTCAATAACCCAAGCTGTCCTAACATACACATTGTCCATAACCCAAGGCGTGACTAATCCGTAAGTTTGCGTCATCTGCAAGATTGGAAATTGGCAGAATCCCGCAATTCAATCGAGCTTTGTTACTCGTAATTTTTCTCGGATGTTTTATTTTTGGAACATAAAACATAAGAAAACGGATGCTCAAGGAAATGCCATGCAAGTTGTTTCAATTTAAACATTGTCCATGTCTCAGTCATTCCTATTTTGATTTGAATAGTTTTGAGTGTGCGGCAATGACATCTGGCATAGAATTCCTTGTCCTTTCTAATAAACCGCTTGCGTTAATTCTCAACATGCTGTTAACCTTTCAAACCCTGACCatccttgtcaatgtgtgtcaacAACCCTGGGCAATTTGTACAACAAtccagtttttaaaacttttattaaatatatctatatgtgctcataatacaataatatttggtATAATACTAGAAAAAAAGTCCGACAACATAATAAATGTcaccaaatagaaaaaaaattatttcacagttattcgggctaaaaccataaaaaacgGTACggctttaaaaacttgtaaaaatctttacagtagcatcatatctatTGAGCACTTGTTTGTCATtgtttcatgactcaaaataaattctataaatGACTCGTATAGTTCCTGATTCGCATCACAATCatccatgacctaccaacaaatgagtcggatcaatttttttcacgatatcgtttcaataaaaattattattataatgaaggCAGTGGATAAAAGTCTTTGAAAACGGGTAACAAGAGAAGTAAATTTTCTGATCTATTGCTTTGaacaagaattaatttgattggtttacactgttacttagaaacaacATTAGTCGACAGGGTCATGTGAATGCCGGTATTCCAGCCAGTAGGGTTTCAGATACACCCTAGGCAATGCTGGAATACCGAtcgttagggttcaaagggttaacatcGCACAATAACTCTatgtgtgcacaactccgaCTCCGCATCGTCAGTGCAATGGAGACAGCGATTATATAACAATGTGAATGTATATCAGTCACACAGAGCTAATATAAGTTTGATTAGGCTTTGGGATGCCTTGTTAAGGCGTGTGTATGTATTGCCATAGTAATCACACTGCAAGATGTGCTGGTAGggcaaatatattataaattgatttgtaataaaataaatttgataagTTGATTTATGTGTTGGTCTTCATAGGCTGAAAACTCCTTTCCAGTTTTCTCCACACCCATGAAAAATCCGTTCTTCCAAGGAGAGGAGGGAAGGCTGAGAAGAAATACTTCATTATGTAAGGCTTTTCAGCGAGGTGAATGTAGCTGGGGAGAAAGATGCAACTATGCCCACAGCGAGAAAGAGCTAAGGCTAGCCTGGGAGAACATTAGACGACACAAGGTATTACCAGTATCCAGGATAGCCTTTGATTGTTAGATATTGTGGAAATTTATCCGATGGTTTTTAGTATTCACAATCATAGTAGTAAAACGGAGTTACAGTAATACTTCGAATTTCAGGGCTTCAACTATGGCGGCTGCGATGTATCACTAAGCTGCGTCGCGGTTAGGATGTGTCACTTGTTTTCAAAAATCACTGCCATTCAAGTATTgtcattttaatttaataatgataaatgtttcaaagtcatttttgtgttttgaataaataaaacgAAAGTCAATACACTGTACTGTACACTGTACTGTACACTGACTTCAGTGCGCTTTCTCTGATGGCGCTGGTCTTTTTTGGATATGTATAGAGAGACACTCTCAGTCCTGTGACTACGGTGTGAATGCAGAGCATACAATCTATTGATATGATATTGATATGAGCTGTTGATTTCAGTGATAAAAAGATGATTTATTGCAAGAATCGCTCATGAGCTCTTAAACTATTGAATAGAATTTGGCCTTTCCTCTTTTATCAACAGAGAATTTCCAATAATCGGTTTTCATCATTTTGCCATCCCCTGATTGGCTCAAAAACATGTAGCATTGACTTTGCCTCTTTGATTCGGACTTTTGAGACTTCCATGTGTCTAGAAAAAGTGTatattgcaaataaaaaattactttgCATGTAGAATCAAATAGTTCCTTGAATTAAGCTGGAAAAGTTGGAAAATTCCTATTTAAATGTTTGACCGAATTCCTTGCTTGTGTGACAACTTTGTCACTCTTTGAGTTTTAAGAACACAATGGAAATctgtgatatcttataacctcaTTAGTCTTCCATGATTTTAGCATGTCTTTGCTCATTACCATGATGAACTGAGGCGCGAGGGTAATAAAGCACACGGCGTACGGAGTAACATGGAAGATGCAGCTAACAAGGCCACTAAAAAGGTGAAGACAGTTGAGGTTTGTTTGCCAATGTGAGACTTTCCAGATTCTTTTGTCATTATTAAATGACTCTATCCTAGACACTAATGATCCTAATAGTTAGGAGTTGGTTATTCTACAGAATATTGTCAAGTCTGGCCAGTAGCGTACAAGCTGTTAGTGCATGGAGTTTTCCCTTCGTGCATATTTGGTCTAAAAGTTTATGCCACCAGCTGCTTCTTGACTAGCTGCAGATAGTAAAATACTCTTAACCTATAGGAAAAAATTAGCTAAAAAttcggcgttgcacaggtattaaaaacagcttataaacagtggcaggtaatgtatgTAGTTGCCTGCCCTTGCAATCagcctggcacattaccaatgACTAATTTAAGTACACTActatttgtattgctaaactttataattagagctgtgagagcaagctttggtGACATTACATAATACAGCATATGCAAATTTTAACCGGCGTTACAGCTCATATCGCATATGGAATCCGTTGCATCtcgtgtagcttaattggttagttTATCGTCTGGTGAGtgagaggttctgagatcaaatccagcacgacgCGGATCTtccattcctagattttaatggCTGTAGCTGAAGAGATAAAACGAAAGACttggagatttatatatgtagtcTAGCTGTATAACCCGTGTATGATCCATCTCGTGTAGCTTAATAATGTATTAGATATATaagcattagataattactatgagtttctataccactctgtacgatattttcgccttatgatgccgacaccgaaacgaattacaatcatatgattgtataccaaatcatttttcattataatcgtagcaaaacagactttatttagccgtcatttgctaattatttcccatttaaatttaaacatttttactgctgtattttctctcttaatttgtttcaacaaaacacattttgttcatgatatgaaatttaaaagttgcagttgtttggaaaaatttgaaaacctttacagttgctttatttttctcttaatttatttcaactacacaaaacacttttttcattaaATGTAGTTTtgaagttagaatggtaactgctgttatctgttaaataaaaataggttttctgtgcaaagactttttattacctgggcaacgccagggcattcagctacatgtatatagatatgtatagtatgcatatatacatgtatatgtactagTCATATATGGCTagattttttatgtatatatatatatactcggtGAATGCCCTGGCGTTACCCggataataaaagtctttgcacagaaaaccaatttttatttaacagataacagcagttaccattctaacttcaAAACTACATttaatgaaaaaagtgttttgtgcagttcaaataaattaagagaaaaataaagcaactgtaaaggttttaaaactttgtcaaacagctgtaactttcaaacctcATATCCTAAGGAAAATGTTTTATGCAGGTCTAATAATttaggaaacaaaataaaacgactataaaagtgCGTAAATGtaagtgtgaaataattagcaagtaaattaagtctgtttggATCTGATTACAATAACAGATGatgtagtaataatacaattaatacgaactgagaaaaacGAAACAAAAATCCTCAGAACtctgaatacaacgatactggtacctcttgataccggtataaatgtaaaaatgagatatcggactgtctttgtctggtactttgcctgaccgaacggagagaaaATGTAGAGGCTTTTCCTACTCGAGATGATACAATTGttcgcgtgaaaagtattagcctttaccgatatagcaatcgaaccttacgaaaagccagaaatagcaGTTCacaaaaacattgtgtttcatagagtttcaattaatacgtcatttagcgtgggAAATTGGGAAAAGGGTgaatacagtatatagtaagagctatgaatcGTAAGAGCCTTCGTAAACCCgtggttagacaattggattACAAACCAGCGGTTGcgatctttgtgagttcaaacctAGCACCATGTgagattttaattccaagaatTTAAAAGCTATAGCCGGACACACCTAAGGACACACGCACCACACGCACATACACAACACGTACACAACACATACACAACACGTACACAACTTGTACACAACACGTACAAACTTGTACACAACACGTACAAACTTGTACACAACACGTACAAACTTGTACACAACACGTACAAACTTGTACACAACACGTACAAACTTGTACACAACacgtacaaactttgagatttatatataccttatatgtatatagattgaTCTGTGTAttaatatatcatttttattataatttatttacatatatatatactattttaatatattaaaatgttaatgctatatatatatattaataattgatATACAGTTATTATGATTGTATGTAATTactatatacatgcatacatatacatatatatcaatacatgtatttttgtataaacaCTTATGCATATACTTTTACAGACTTCGCATCCAGAGCCATGCACGAGGCAGCACTGCCCAGGTAGGCTAGCTTATGAAACGAGACAAACTAAATTGTGCCCCAGTCTTGCCAACCGTTCCGATTGTAAGATCTCGGGCTGCACTATGGCTCACAGCAGAGAGGAGCTCCGCCCATTGCCCAAGTTCGAGATGTGTAGTAAATTTGGAGGCTGTGGACGGTGCATGCCAGCAAGTGAGGTTAGTATTAACCAATGTAACTGGGAAGTGTGATATCTCACTCGGTTTAATACAGTGATGTCTTCAAATATGAACTTAATGCATTTCAGCACTGAACTTGTAT
Proteins encoded in this window:
- the LOC137404322 gene encoding uncharacterized protein isoform X1, with product MKRNRSQLASFEELELSKGGRIKSSRKLDYRMEAKRAWQACEILATDRYLRTLESHIECKLRELDSLASVNKSTPCTLLGIAKYRQEIWNEITDLQAATEWAKIRLRDNLRSLEAGKIFSELPVIDPDLTLESIESAVDEELSIGLSYGATVCMSREKSSTSASADSVILDTNESGLSQSSSSLEAVTAALNDLSSTPLSFHGNDYDGSGEDEFEGNLPLIVTASSTFDLDKIGLMEPNVDTEESVFTDLTAAPTSCPGAITDSPDCHLTTHVPEQSIASCGSVLGLDESLSSPPHAADSNSTTSMSWAEIAADGEEEWQTVLKKDKSSRLNNFLAFPESIAEASKSENSLAIVPSLEESTYQGDEERMRKKTALCRLHERGECNWGPRCNYAHSQQEVEKARKEWQRINAENSFPVFSTPMKNPFFQGEEGRLRRNTSLCKAFQRGECSWGERCNYAHSEKELRLAWENIRRHKHVFAHYHDELRREGNKAHGVRSNMEDAANKATKKVKTVETSHPEPCTRQHCPGRLAYETRQTKLCPSLANRSDCKISGCTMAHSREELRPLPKFEMCSKFGGCGRCMPASECPYAHSKSEQRKKPEVINKQRVENNNNENDECVICYSTLKNKESTELTCGHNQYHYSCIKKWLTERRPDCPLCNSPASLP
- the LOC137404322 gene encoding uncharacterized protein isoform X2; translated protein: MKRNRSQLASFEELELSKGGRIKSSRKLDYRMEAKRAWQACEILATDRYLRTLESHIECKLRELDSLASVNKSTPCTLLGIAKYRQEIWNEITDLQAATEWAKIRLRDNLRSLEAGKIFSELPVIDPDLTLESIESAVDEELSIGLSYGATVCMSREKSSTSASADSVILDTNESGLSQSSSSLEAVTAALNDLSSTPLSFHGNDYDGSGEDEFEGNLPLIVTASSTFDLDKIGLMEPNVDTEESVFTDLTAAPTSCPGAITDSPDCHLTTHVPEQSIASCGSVLGLDESLSSPPHAADSNSTTSMSWAEIAADGEEEWQTVLKKDKSSRLNNFLAFPESIAEASKSENSLAIVPSLEESTYQGDEERMRKKTALCRLHERGECNWGPRCNYAHSQQEVEKARKEWQRINAENSFPVFSTPMKNPFFQGEEGRLRRNTSLCKAFQRGECSWGERCNYAHSEKELRLAWENIRRHKHVFAHYHDELRREGNKAHGVRSNMEDAANKATKKTSHPEPCTRQHCPGRLAYETRQTKLCPSLANRSDCKISGCTMAHSREELRPLPKFEMCSKFGGCGRCMPASECPYAHSKSEQRKKPEVINKQRVENNNNENDECVICYSTLKNKESTELTCGHNQYHYSCIKKWLTERRPDCPLCNSPASLP